The window GCTCCGCTGCGGCGACCGCGCGGACGATGGAGCGGCGTACCCAGCGGTGGGCGTAGGCGGCGAACGTGCCGTGCGCGGCGTCGTACGAGTCCGCGGCGCGCACCAGGCCTACGTTGCCCTCCTGGACGAGGTCCATGAACGGCAGGCGGCCGGAATAGGAGCTTGCGATAGCCGGGACGAGGCGGAGGTGGGCGAGGACAAGACGCTCCTTCGCATATTGCCCGTCCTTGACCCGCGCTTCGAGCTGCACGCGGAGACTGGGGGAGACCGCTGTGGCGTTGAGGGTGCGTGCGGCGTCCGCTCCGGCGACTGCGCGCTCCAGGAGGGACTCGAGCTGGGCGTCGTCCAGCGACGGCGTGCGCTCGATCATCGCAGCGTAGGACTGGGGCAACGCCGGGTGCGGGGTGGGTTCCTTGCTGCGTCGCGCGCGGGACGATCGGGGATTTCGGGTAGTTCTCATCGCAACTCTCCTCATGAGCGGGACGAACTTTCCTTGCCCGGAGCATATGGAGTCTTGGCCCTCCAGGGAAGCGGGAGAGATTTCGCTGTGAGAGATAACGGGACGATAACGGCGTACCAACCCGGCCCGGCCCGGCAAC is drawn from Promicromonospora sp. Populi and contains these coding sequences:
- a CDS encoding sigma-70 family RNA polymerase sigma factor; its protein translation is MRTTRNPRSSRARRSKEPTPHPALPQSYAAMIERTPSLDDAQLESLLERAVAGADAARTLNATAVSPSLRVQLEARVKDGQYAKERLVLAHLRLVPAIASSYSGRLPFMDLVQEGNVGLVRAADSYDAAHGTFAAYAHRWVRRSIVRAVAAAEQAESASQNGPTPEQTLLRRTVRQALRHLDAVEARVLEMRFGLLDGTSRTLDEISRRLGVTKERVVQILETALARLRDVVSPAPLAA